GTGCGTTGCCGAGCCGGCGCAGATCTGGGCCTGGCTCAACGAACTGATCAATCCGCAGCGGTGCAAGCCACAGGGCTTCGTCTGCGACCCGCGCATCGTCCGCGCGGTGGCGCTGATCAAGGCCGATGTGTCATGCAACCACTCCATCGACTACCTGGCGGCGCAGATCGGCCTGTCGGTGCCGCGCCTGACCCAGCTGTTCCGCCAGACCGTTGGTATCCCGATCCGCCGCTATCGCCAGTGGCACCGCCTGTTCGTCACCACGCTGGGCGTTGCGCAGGGCATGAGCCTGACCGAGGCGGCGGTGGCCGCCGGCTTTACCGACTCGGCGCATTTCAGCCATACCTTCCGCACCATCACTGGCCTCAAGCCCTCCACGGTGCTGGCCCAGGCCGCGCGGATCCGCCTGTTCGCCGACGCTAGCGGGATTGAGCCGGACGGAGCCGGCGGGCACACTGCAGGCTGACACACTGCGTGAGCCTGGCATGAGCGCCGCCGATTTCCCCGATGACTCCGAGCAG
The window above is part of the Pseudomonas alcaligenes genome. Proteins encoded here:
- a CDS encoding helix-turn-helix domain-containing protein, translating into MLPSAAPILLYLWDKRTFCLSAFSEPLQLSQAASMLLISLDGPMRLYSQGVEQLCSSALLPAGLELNVDTQGSRVALCYLDVFGEDFALLAPRMASHHAGVLGGLQDEERYRQRFDELHQCVAEPAQIWAWLNELINPQRCKPQGFVCDPRIVRAVALIKADVSCNHSIDYLAAQIGLSVPRLTQLFRQTVGIPIRRYRQWHRLFVTTLGVAQGMSLTEAAVAAGFTDSAHFSHTFRTITGLKPSTVLAQAARIRLFADASGIEPDGAGGHTAG